The following proteins come from a genomic window of Dreissena polymorpha isolate Duluth1 chromosome 1, UMN_Dpol_1.0, whole genome shotgun sequence:
- the LOC127865514 gene encoding sodium- and chloride-dependent neutral and basic amino acid transporter B(0+)-like, translating into MGNKNKKENGDTKPPPYAASQSNPSLHTDVEKEFKVEEEIERGEWTNKAEFLLSCIGLSVGLGNVWRFSYLAYENGGAAFVVAYIILQILIGKPMYMMELIVSQYCGRGPTGIWAMNPCAKGIGISMGVISLVASTYYNVIVSYTLYYLFASMQKVLPWTTCKDEWLDYGCVEKTTRKLETCTGNATLDMVDKCLCHTTNYTFNEGLTVNCTNTTNTAVAELYFYLPYNKMFALHFTIYKRLYHVLTSSSKTVIQKAPNMYPSDMGAPIWQLALCLLLGWIIVVVCLIKGIKSSGKVVYFTATFPYVILIILLVRGCLLDGAIDGVKYFIVPEWSKLATLDVWAAAAGQMFFSLSVAFGGILMFGSYNKFKNNVYGDALIISSMDLITSIIAGFVVFTNLGGMAKAIGVSVQDVAKGGYGLAFVAYPEALSKLPPNQLWSILFFFMLFTLGLDSQFGFLETTLVCIQDEFPQLRKYKTHMCIGFGVALYLIALPCITNGGDYVVTLLDFFGADFSVLFIAVCESIAIMWVYGVKRFMKDCEYMLGHAPRPMYFWAFCWSVCAPFLTGALFLYRMIKFKSPEITKGVPYPLFARGIGFALTALVLIPIPLTFLYTFFTAKGTVFERLRTITTPDDTWGPNDGSMKHRLVNTVEMVAKHGIDNPEVVAKGDVYTHL; encoded by the exons CCCCCTTACGCCGCCAGCCAAAGCAATCCATCATTGCACACTGACGTAGAAAAAGAGTTCAAGGTCGAGGAGGAAATCGAGCGAGGGGAATGGACCAACAAGGCAGAGTTTCTTCTTTCTTGCATAGGCCTCTCCGTTGGCCTGGGAAACGTTTGGCGATTCTCATACCTGGCGTATGAAAATGGCGGAG CTGCCTTTGTCGTCGCCTACATAATTCTGCAGATCCTGATCGGCAAGCCTATGTATATGATGGAGCTCATAGTGAGCCAATATTGTGGACGAGGCCCAACCGGTATATGGGCCATGAACCCCTGTGCGAAAG GTATTGGTATCTCCATGGGAGTTATATCTCTGGTCGCCTCAACCTACTACAACGTGATCGTATCATATACACTGTATTACCTCTTTGCCTCAATGCAGAAGGTTTTGCCATGGACAACGTGCAAAGAT GAATGGCTTGACTATGGTTGCGTTGAAAAGACCACCCGCAAACTTGAAACCTGTACCGGCAATGCAACCCTTGATATGGTTGATAAATGCCTGTGCCATACAACAAACTACACTTTCAATGAGGGTCTTACGGTCAATTGCACCAACACCACCAACACGGCAGTTGCTGAATTATATTTCTA tttaccttataataaaatgtttgctTTACATTTTACCATTTACAAACGGCTATACCATGTATTGACTTCTTCCAGCAAAACGGTAATACAGAAGGCCCCTAATATGTATCCCTCGGATATGGGAGCCCCCATCTGGCAACTGGCCCTTTGTCTCCTCCTGGGATGGATTATTGTAGTTGTGTGCCTTATTAAAGGGATCAAGTCCTCTGGAAAG GTTGTGTACTTCACTGCAACGTTCCCGTACGTGATCCTGATCATCCTTCTGGTCCGAGGTTGTCTGCTGGACGGTGCCATCGACGGCGTTAAATACTTCATCGTACCCGAGTGGAGCAAACTGGCCACATTAGAC GTGTGGGCGGCTGCAGCCGGTCAGATGTTTTTCTCGCTATCTGTGGCATTCGGAGGTATCCTCATGTTCGGAAGCTACAACAAATTCAAGAACAACGTCTATGG TGATGCGTTGATAATAAGCTCAATGGATCTCATCACTAGTATCATTGCTGGTTTTGTCGTCTTCACCAATCTCGGTGGCATGGCCAAAGCGATCGGAGTGAGTGTGCAGGACGTGGCAAAGGGAGGTTATGGTCTCGCCTTCGTTGCCTACCCCGAGGCTCTCTCCAAGTTGCCACCCAATCAGCTATGGTCCATCCTATTTTTTTTCATGTTGTTTACACTCGGTCTTGATAGTCAG TTTGGCTTCTTGGAAACCACTCTTGTCTGTATCCAAGACGAATTTCCGCAACTCCGGAAGTACAAGACCCACATGTGCATTGGTTTCGGTGTCGCGTTGTATTTAATTGCCCTACCATGCATCACGAAC gGCGGGGACTATGTGGTGACGTTGCTAGATTTCTTTGGTGCAGATTTCTCCGTACTCTTCATAGCTGTGTGTGAGAGCATTGCTATCATGTGGGTGTACG GAGTCAAGCGGTTTATGAAGGATTGCGAATACATGCTTGGACATGCGCCACGTCCGATGTACTTTTGGGCTTTTTGTTGGTCCGTTTGTGCTCCTTTTCTTACTGGG GCACTGTTCCTCTACCGAATGATTAAATTTAAGTCCCCGGAAATAACCAAAGGTGTTCCTTACCCACTGTTTGCCCGGGGAATTGGATTCGCCCTCACCGCTTTGGTACTCATTCCGATACCCCTCACGTTCCTCTACACATTCTTTACCGCCAAAGGTACCGTGTTCGAACGCTTACGGACGATTACCACCCCTGATGACACCTGGGGACCAAACGACGGTAGTATGAAACACCGTCTGGTCAACACTGTTGAGATGGTCGCGAAACATGGCATTGACAACCCTGAAGTCGTTGCTAAAGGAGACGTTTATACGCATTTGTAA